In Taeniopygia guttata chromosome 2, bTaeGut7.mat, whole genome shotgun sequence, one genomic interval encodes:
- the XRCC2 gene encoding DNA repair protein XRCC2 codes for MGDALGGAESGTQLLARLEGRSSLKNLEPCLFAEEGSPVHGDVIEFHGPEGTGKTEMLYHLIARCIIPKAEGGLEVEVMFVDTDYHFDMLRLVTILENRLAQGTEEMIKQCLGRLFLVSCSSSTQLLLTLYSLENLFCAHPSLCVLLLDSLSAFYWIDRSNGGESLTLQEMNLKKCANFLEKLVTQHHLILFATTQTLMQKSANSAESFLPLKLPHETDTDYRPYLCKSWQQMVTHRMFFSKQCNSANSKAFTVVSCHRKRNQIVKRSFSVAECGVQF; via the exons aTGGGTGACGCGCTCGGCGGGGCGGAGTCGGGCACGCAG CTGCTTGCACGACTTGAGGGCAGAAGTTCTCTGAAGAATCTTGAACCTTGTCTGTTTGCTGAGGAAGGATCTCCTGTTCATG GAGATGTTATTGAATTCCATGGCCCAGAAGGGACGGGAAAAACAGAAATGCTTTATCACCTAATAGCACGCTGCATCATTCCCAAAGCAGAAGGAGGCCTGGAAGTAGAAGTCATGTTTGTTGACACCGATTACCATTTTGATATGCTCCGGCTGGTCACCATTCTTGAGAACAGACTGGCACAAGGGACAGAAGAAATGATAAAGCAATGCCTGGGAAGGCTTTTCCTTGTGAGCTGCAGTAGTAGCACTCAGTTACTCCTCACTCTCTACTCTCTAGAAAACCTGTTCTGTGCTCATCCCTCACtctgtgttttgcttttagACAGTTTATCAGCTTTCTATTGGATAGACAGAAGCAATGGAGGGGAGAGTCTTACCTTGCAGGAGATGAACCTGAAGAAATGTGCTAACTTCCTTGAAAAGCTTGTGACACAGCACCACTTGATCCTCTTTGCAACAACACAAACACTAATGCAGAAATCTGCAAACTCTGCAGAAAGCTTTTTACCTTTAAAACTTCCACACGAAACTGATACAGACTACAGACCATATCTCTGTAAATCATGGCAGCAAATGGTAACGCACAGGATGTTTTTCTCTAAGCAGTGTAATTCTGCCAACAGCAAAGCTTTTACTGTAGTTTCTTGCCACCGCAAAAGAAACCAGATAGTAAAACGTTCATTTAGTGTTGCAGAATGTGGAGTTCAGTTTTAA